In Micromonospora sp. NBC_01813, the following are encoded in one genomic region:
- a CDS encoding amylo-alpha-1,6-glucosidase, giving the protein MDGVCFVVSDRSGDMDASPSDLVGLFSFDTRFLSRWVLTIDGQRLSPLSVDDLHHFETRYFLVPGQPTHYVSSTMTVIRHRTVGPNFGEQITLLNHRVEPVEVAVRIDAASDFADIYELGIPDLTKRGELTRSTGDDFLFLLYQREQFRRGTVVKTSEPAEIDLDGLCYRVRIPAHGSWTTELRVETAVQTPSGTDLRGEVRHQIRAAKQSNERDLDEFLAELPALNCEHAPLAQTYRRSMLDLAALRHPDLTTGRKMPSAGLPWFMTLVGRQALITSLQTLPFVPELAATTLEALALLQGAKIDDYRDEQPGKILHQIRYGETAAFEETPHSQYYGSVDATPLFVVLLDEYERWTGDAAMVRRLEQEARAALGWLDQYADLLGDGYLRHPPPTSRFEAANQVWKDSRAGICYADGRLPGSPVAVCEVQGYAYDARRRGARLAREFWNDPAYAQLLDQQADQLRDRFNRDFWIAGRGHYALALDADGTQVDALASNQGHLMWSGIIDADRAGAVVDRLMGEEMFSGWGIRTLGTREARYNPVGVHVGAVWPYDNSLIAAGMRRYGFRAEAGRIAQAILDTASYFQGRLPEAFAGYDRNSTLHPVWYPTGNSPQGWSAGAPLLLLRTLLGLEPRGDHLVVNPAIPPGLGQIELLDIPGRWGTLDAFGRPRSASRAPVAR; this is encoded by the coding sequence ATGGACGGAGTCTGCTTCGTCGTCAGTGACCGTTCCGGCGACATGGACGCCTCCCCGTCGGACCTGGTGGGCCTGTTCTCCTTCGACACCCGGTTCCTGTCCCGCTGGGTGCTCACCATCGACGGGCAACGGCTCAGCCCGCTGTCCGTCGACGACCTGCACCACTTCGAAACCCGCTACTTCCTCGTGCCCGGCCAGCCGACGCACTACGTCAGCTCGACCATGACGGTCATCCGGCACCGCACCGTCGGGCCCAACTTCGGCGAACAGATCACCCTGCTCAACCATCGCGTCGAACCGGTCGAGGTCGCTGTCCGGATCGACGCGGCGAGCGACTTCGCCGACATCTACGAACTGGGCATTCCCGACCTGACCAAGAGAGGCGAGCTGACCCGGAGCACCGGGGACGACTTTCTGTTCCTGCTGTACCAACGCGAACAGTTCCGACGAGGCACCGTCGTCAAGACCAGTGAGCCGGCCGAGATCGACCTTGACGGGCTCTGCTATCGGGTCCGGATACCAGCGCACGGTTCGTGGACCACCGAACTACGGGTGGAGACCGCGGTGCAGACGCCGAGCGGCACCGACCTGCGCGGCGAGGTCCGCCATCAGATCCGCGCGGCGAAGCAGAGCAACGAGCGGGATCTCGACGAGTTCCTGGCCGAACTGCCGGCGCTCAACTGCGAGCACGCGCCGCTGGCGCAGACGTACCGGCGCAGCATGCTCGACCTGGCGGCGCTGCGCCACCCGGACCTCACCACGGGCCGCAAGATGCCCTCCGCCGGATTGCCCTGGTTCATGACCCTGGTCGGACGCCAGGCGCTGATCACCTCCCTGCAGACGCTGCCGTTCGTGCCGGAACTCGCCGCCACCACGCTGGAGGCGCTGGCCCTGCTGCAGGGGGCGAAGATCGACGACTACCGGGACGAACAACCCGGCAAGATCCTGCACCAGATCCGGTACGGCGAAACAGCCGCCTTCGAGGAGACCCCGCACTCGCAGTACTACGGATCCGTCGACGCCACCCCGCTGTTCGTCGTCCTGCTCGACGAATACGAGCGATGGACCGGCGACGCCGCGATGGTGCGCCGGCTCGAACAGGAGGCCCGCGCCGCCCTGGGCTGGCTCGACCAGTACGCCGACCTGCTCGGCGACGGCTATCTGCGCCACCCGCCACCGACCAGCCGGTTCGAAGCCGCCAACCAGGTCTGGAAGGACAGCAGGGCCGGCATCTGCTACGCCGACGGGCGGCTACCGGGCAGCCCGGTAGCGGTCTGCGAGGTGCAGGGGTACGCCTACGACGCGCGGCGACGCGGCGCCCGACTCGCCCGCGAGTTCTGGAACGACCCGGCGTACGCGCAACTGCTGGACCAGCAGGCCGACCAGCTGCGGGACCGGTTCAACCGGGACTTCTGGATCGCCGGGCGCGGGCACTACGCGCTGGCCCTCGACGCGGACGGCACCCAGGTCGACGCGCTCGCCTCGAACCAGGGACACCTGATGTGGAGCGGGATCATCGACGCGGACCGGGCCGGTGCGGTGGTGGACCGACTGATGGGCGAGGAGATGTTCTCCGGCTGGGGCATCCGGACCCTGGGCACCCGCGAGGCCCGGTACAACCCGGTCGGGGTGCATGTCGGGGCGGTCTGGCCGTACGACAACTCGCTGATCGCCGCCGGGATGCGCCGGTACGGCTTCCGCGCCGAGGCCGGACGGATCGCGCAGGCCATCCTGGACACGGCGTCGTACTTCCAGGGCCGGCTGCCCGAGGCCTTCGCCGGGTACGACCGGAACTCGACCCTGCATCCGGTCTGGTACCCGACCGGCAACAGTCCGCAAGGCTGGTCGGCCGGAGCGCCGCTGTTGCTGCTGCGGACCCTGCTCGGACTGGAGCCGCGAGGTGACCACCTGGTGGTGAATCCCGCCATCCCGCCCGGACTCGGGCAGATCGAGCTGCTCGACATTCCCGGTCGCTGGGGCACGCTCGACGCCTTCGGCCGGCCACGCTCGGCGTCACGCGCGCCCGTCGCGCGGTGA
- a CDS encoding response regulator transcription factor translates to MTMANAQARTDLRRTDGGPLRVMVVDDEPTLAELLSMALRYEGWEVRSAADGTSAVRTARDFRPDAVVLDVMLPDIDGLEVLRRLRADAPEVPVLFLTAKDAVEDRITGLTAGGDDYVTKPFSLEEVVARLRGLMRRAARVGLRPDAQLVVGDLTLDEDSHEVRRGEALIALTATEFELLRYLMRNPRRVLSKAQILDRVWNYDFGGQANVVELYISYLRKKIDAGRQPMIHTMRGAGYVLKPAD, encoded by the coding sequence ATGACGATGGCGAACGCGCAGGCCCGCACCGACCTGCGGCGCACCGACGGTGGTCCGCTGCGGGTCATGGTGGTGGACGACGAACCGACCCTGGCCGAACTGCTGTCGATGGCCCTGCGCTACGAGGGCTGGGAGGTGCGCAGCGCCGCCGACGGCACCAGCGCGGTGCGAACCGCCCGCGACTTCCGGCCGGACGCCGTGGTGCTGGACGTCATGCTGCCTGACATCGACGGGCTGGAGGTGCTGCGCCGGCTGCGTGCCGACGCGCCCGAGGTGCCGGTGCTGTTCCTCACCGCCAAGGACGCGGTGGAGGACCGGATCACCGGGTTGACCGCCGGCGGCGACGACTACGTGACCAAGCCGTTCAGCCTGGAGGAGGTGGTCGCCCGGCTACGTGGTCTGATGCGCCGGGCCGCCCGGGTCGGGCTGCGCCCCGACGCGCAGCTCGTCGTCGGCGACCTCACCCTCGACGAGGACAGCCACGAGGTACGCCGGGGCGAAGCGCTGATCGCCCTGACCGCCACCGAGTTCGAGCTGCTGCGGTACCTGATGCGCAACCCACGCCGGGTGCTCAGCAAGGCCCAGATCCTGGACCGGGTGTGGAACTACGACTTCGGCGGGCAGGCCAATGTCGTCGAGCTGTACATCTCCTACCTGCGGAAGAAGATCGACGCCGGCCGGCAGCCGATGATCCACACTATGCGGGGCGCGGGCTATGTCCTCAAACCCGCCGACTAA
- a CDS encoding sensor histidine kinase has translation MSSNPPTKSGPTENPPTGSGPADHRPTRQRQHRLAVGSWSLRTRLVATMLVLLALACLVVGATTAVTLRNSVYGSIDEQLTAAASRAPRGLFPPAGSGEQPAPQQPDAAAGCEPDRAPDFPTGQVIGTLAARICDGRTTAEMLVEPGQDRPNLAGFQDVLGDVPVDSSAVTISLGEWGDYRVVAQRLPDGAVLVTGLPLADAQATIYLVVGTVAGITALVLLLVGVTGAVIVRRSLRPLSRMAATAGRVSRLQLDRGEVTLPDRVDAADTDPNTEVGQVGAALNRMLDHVGQALAVRQASETRVRQFVADASHELRTPLAAIRGYAELSRRGAAPPPPEIAHVLRRVESEARRMTVLVEDLLLLARLDAGRPLAAEPVDLTMLAVDAVSDAHVTAPGHDWRLDLPAEPVTVTGDAARLQQVLANLLANARTHTPDGTTVTVSVAGPDRSAAGPAMALLRVLDTGPGIPAELQPHVFERFARGDTSRSRAAGSTGLGLAIVYAVVTAHGGTVALASAPGRTEFTVRLPPAALPGPGRD, from the coding sequence ATGTCCTCAAACCCGCCGACTAAGAGCGGGCCGACTGAGAATCCGCCGACCGGCAGCGGGCCGGCTGATCACCGGCCGACGCGCCAGCGGCAGCACCGGTTGGCCGTCGGCAGCTGGTCGCTGCGTACCCGGCTGGTCGCCACCATGCTGGTGCTGCTCGCCCTCGCCTGCCTGGTGGTTGGCGCGACGACGGCGGTGACCCTGCGCAACAGTGTCTACGGCAGCATCGACGAACAGCTCACCGCTGCCGCCAGCCGGGCCCCGCGTGGCCTGTTCCCACCGGCCGGCTCCGGTGAGCAGCCGGCACCGCAACAGCCGGACGCCGCCGCCGGCTGTGAACCGGACCGGGCCCCCGACTTCCCCACCGGTCAGGTCATCGGCACCCTCGCCGCGCGCATCTGCGACGGGCGTACCACCGCCGAAATGCTGGTGGAACCGGGCCAGGACCGACCGAACCTGGCCGGCTTCCAGGACGTCCTCGGCGATGTGCCGGTCGACTCGTCAGCGGTCACGATCTCGCTGGGGGAGTGGGGCGACTACCGGGTGGTCGCGCAGCGGCTGCCCGACGGCGCGGTGCTGGTGACCGGGCTGCCGCTGGCCGACGCGCAGGCCACGATCTACCTGGTCGTCGGCACCGTCGCCGGGATCACCGCGCTGGTCCTGCTGCTGGTCGGCGTCACCGGCGCGGTGATCGTGCGGCGGTCGCTGCGACCGCTGTCGCGGATGGCGGCCACCGCCGGCCGGGTGTCGCGGCTGCAACTGGACCGGGGCGAGGTGACGCTGCCCGACCGGGTCGACGCCGCCGACACCGACCCCAACACCGAAGTAGGACAGGTCGGCGCGGCGCTCAACCGGATGCTGGACCACGTCGGCCAGGCGCTCGCCGTCCGGCAGGCCAGCGAGACGCGGGTACGCCAGTTCGTCGCCGACGCCAGCCACGAGCTGCGCACCCCACTGGCCGCGATCCGGGGGTACGCGGAGCTGAGTCGTCGCGGTGCCGCGCCGCCACCGCCGGAGATCGCGCACGTGCTGCGCCGGGTCGAGTCCGAGGCGCGCCGGATGACGGTGCTGGTGGAGGACCTGCTGCTACTCGCCCGGCTGGACGCAGGCCGCCCACTGGCCGCCGAGCCGGTCGACCTGACCATGTTGGCGGTCGACGCGGTCAGCGACGCACACGTGACCGCGCCCGGTCACGACTGGCGGCTGGACCTGCCGGCCGAGCCGGTGACCGTGACCGGCGACGCCGCCCGGCTGCAGCAGGTCCTCGCGAACCTGCTGGCCAACGCACGTACCCACACGCCGGACGGCACCACCGTCACGGTCTCGGTGGCCGGACCGGACCGGTCGGCCGCCGGCCCGGCCATGGCGCTGCTGCGGGTGCTCGACACCGGGCCCGGGATCCCGGCCGAGTTGCAACCGCACGTCTTCGAGCGGTTCGCCCGAGGGGACACGTCGCGCTCACGCGCCGCCGGCAGCACCGGTCTCGGCCTGGCCATCGTGTACGCCGTGGTGACCGCGCACGGCGGCACCGTGGCGTTGGCCAGCGCCCCGGGGCGCACCGAGTTCACCGTACGGCTGCCGCCTGCCGCTCTACCCGGACCGGGGCGAGACTAG
- a CDS encoding DUF397 domain-containing protein, which translates to MDMTGGRWRTSTRSSGNGGACVEVADNLPGRILVRDSKDRAGGTLAFAPAAWSTFVDTVRR; encoded by the coding sequence ATGGACATGACCGGCGGGCGCTGGCGCACCAGCACCAGGAGCAGCGGCAACGGCGGAGCGTGCGTCGAGGTGGCCGACAACCTGCCGGGTCGGATCCTGGTGCGCGACTCCAAGGACCGCGCCGGCGGCACCCTGGCCTTCGCCCCGGCGGCCTGGTCGACCTTCGTGGACACCGTGCGCCGCTGA
- a CDS encoding helix-turn-helix domain-containing protein, whose translation MAKSPSEFLIWDMRRRRTAEGLTQEQWAARLHYSHQHVSSIERGRRPALPDYLAMIDREFSTSFVAFYEEFVLAEAEPVWLREWTRLEREALMLRWFEALVVPGLLQTEAYATAVLTEAGLRGSTAERVAARLARQEVLRRKDPVLRFLAVIDQAVLTRPVGGPAVMSEQLDAILTACALPNVSVQVVPTDVGAYPGVNGPFVVATVEDGIYGYLDNQLAGQVVGSRAEVADLVETWEALRSYALSERQSIELIKEVKQSWT comes from the coding sequence ATGGCCAAGTCACCCTCGGAGTTCCTGATCTGGGATATGCGTCGGCGCCGGACGGCCGAAGGGCTGACCCAGGAGCAGTGGGCGGCCCGGTTGCACTACTCGCACCAGCACGTCAGCAGTATCGAGCGCGGCCGCCGGCCGGCGTTGCCGGACTATCTGGCCATGATCGACAGGGAGTTCAGCACCTCGTTCGTCGCCTTCTACGAGGAGTTCGTGTTGGCCGAGGCGGAGCCGGTCTGGTTGCGCGAGTGGACCCGGCTGGAGCGCGAGGCACTCATGCTGCGGTGGTTCGAGGCACTGGTAGTGCCGGGGCTGCTGCAGACCGAGGCGTACGCCACGGCGGTGTTGACCGAGGCCGGGCTGCGCGGCTCGACCGCCGAGCGGGTGGCCGCCCGGCTGGCCCGGCAGGAGGTGCTGCGCCGGAAGGACCCGGTGCTGCGGTTCCTCGCGGTGATCGACCAGGCGGTGTTGACCCGGCCGGTCGGCGGGCCAGCGGTGATGTCCGAGCAGCTCGACGCGATCCTCACCGCGTGCGCGCTGCCAAACGTCTCGGTGCAGGTGGTCCCCACCGATGTCGGCGCCTATCCCGGCGTGAACGGCCCGTTCGTGGTGGCCACCGTCGAGGACGGCATCTACGGCTATCTGGACAACCAGCTCGCCGGGCAGGTGGTCGGCAGTCGCGCCGAGGTGGCCGATCTGGTCGAGACGTGGGAGGCGCTGCGGAGCTACGCTCTGTCGGAGCGGCAGTCGATCGAGCTGATCAAGGAAGTGAAGCAATCATGGACATGA
- a CDS encoding DJ-1/PfpI family protein, with protein MDRRKLLGAATAAGAGVLAAAGGPAPVHAAVPANASVGHTPQRPLRVQIVMFDGVEEQDFVGPYEVFSLAGGLSGGAVETSYVNVDGPRTVTAAFGTKVIVERGWSPRSADVIVVPGGGFRRPESPGIWPEIDRGVLPAALAGAQRRGLVISSLCTGAIILAAAGLTAGRPCTTHNGAKAELAARGGVVKNARVVDDGDLVTAGGITSGLELALHLVRRQVSADVAVRAEEVLEYQARGTVWTP; from the coding sequence GTGGATCGTCGGAAGTTGCTCGGGGCGGCGACCGCCGCCGGCGCCGGAGTGCTGGCCGCGGCCGGCGGGCCGGCGCCGGTCCACGCCGCTGTGCCCGCGAACGCATCGGTCGGACACACCCCGCAGCGCCCGCTGCGGGTGCAGATCGTGATGTTCGACGGGGTCGAGGAGCAGGACTTCGTCGGCCCGTACGAGGTGTTCTCGCTGGCAGGTGGGCTCAGCGGCGGCGCTGTCGAGACCAGCTATGTCAACGTCGACGGGCCACGTACGGTCACCGCCGCGTTCGGCACGAAGGTGATCGTCGAGCGTGGTTGGTCGCCCCGGTCGGCCGACGTCATCGTCGTGCCGGGCGGCGGCTTCCGTCGCCCGGAGAGTCCCGGCATCTGGCCGGAGATCGACCGGGGGGTGCTGCCGGCGGCACTGGCCGGGGCGCAGCGCCGTGGTCTGGTCATCTCCTCGCTGTGCACCGGCGCGATCATCCTGGCGGCGGCCGGGCTCACCGCCGGTCGTCCCTGCACCACGCACAACGGCGCCAAGGCCGAATTGGCGGCGCGTGGCGGCGTGGTGAAGAACGCCCGCGTGGTCGACGACGGTGACCTGGTGACCGCCGGTGGCATCACCTCCGGCCTGGAGTTGGCCCTGCACCTGGTGCGGCGTCAGGTCAGCGCCGATGTCGCGGTCCGGGCCGAGGAGGTGTTGGAGTACCAGGCCCGGGGCACGGTCTGGACCCCGTGA
- a CDS encoding choice-of-anchor B family protein yields MRTRITTAAVTIALLGGMIAVLPGASMAHDPDTPAGRDSAVAFMAQREPTQNLTALAQVTCSGGQASSYPCRNVDLMSFLPLSQIGGSQANDIWGWTDPSTGKEYALVGRRNGTSFVDISNPSAPVYLGNLPAYQNRTAIWRDIKVYRNHAFIVADVRGHGMQVFNLTRLRTVTSPQTFTADTHYSRFGNSHNIAINEETGYAYAVGSNTCSGGLHMVDIATPTSPVYAGCVSSDGYTHDTHCVVYRGPDTAYTGREICVSSNEDTVTIVDVTSKSSPRQIVRAAYSGRQYTHQGWLTENHRYFVLDDELDETRAGGGTKTFVFDLLDLDAPRHTGTFASSAAATDHNQYVKGNYSYQANYRAGLRILDLRNIASGTLTEAGYFDIYPSSNTASMNGAWSVYPYFPSGNVVVSGIEQGLFVLRPNLPTVLSEAVAPVTIDRRVPA; encoded by the coding sequence ATGCGTACTCGAATCACCACGGCCGCTGTCACAATCGCACTGCTCGGCGGCATGATCGCCGTACTGCCGGGCGCGTCGATGGCGCATGACCCGGACACCCCCGCCGGCCGTGACTCGGCCGTCGCGTTCATGGCGCAGCGGGAGCCGACCCAGAATCTCACCGCCCTCGCGCAGGTCACCTGCAGCGGCGGACAGGCCAGCAGCTACCCGTGCCGCAACGTCGACCTGATGTCGTTCCTGCCGCTGAGTCAGATCGGCGGCAGCCAGGCCAACGACATCTGGGGCTGGACCGACCCGTCGACCGGCAAGGAGTACGCCCTCGTGGGACGCCGCAACGGCACCTCCTTCGTGGACATCTCCAACCCATCGGCACCGGTGTACCTCGGCAACCTGCCCGCCTACCAGAACCGGACGGCGATCTGGCGCGACATCAAGGTGTACCGCAACCACGCCTTCATCGTCGCCGACGTCCGTGGGCACGGCATGCAGGTGTTCAACCTGACCCGGCTGCGCACCGTCACCAGCCCGCAGACCTTCACCGCCGACACGCACTACAGCCGGTTCGGCAACTCGCACAACATCGCGATCAACGAGGAGACCGGGTACGCGTACGCGGTTGGCTCCAACACCTGCAGCGGTGGTCTGCACATGGTCGACATCGCGACCCCGACCTCTCCCGTGTACGCCGGCTGCGTCAGCTCCGACGGCTACACCCATGACACGCACTGCGTCGTCTACCGGGGTCCGGACACCGCCTACACCGGCCGGGAGATCTGTGTCAGCTCCAACGAGGACACCGTGACGATCGTCGACGTGACCAGCAAGTCGAGCCCACGTCAGATCGTCCGGGCGGCCTACTCCGGCCGGCAGTACACCCACCAGGGCTGGCTGACCGAGAACCATCGGTACTTCGTCCTGGACGACGAACTGGACGAGACCCGCGCCGGCGGTGGGACCAAGACCTTCGTCTTCGACCTGCTCGACCTGGATGCGCCGCGACACACCGGCACCTTCGCCTCGTCGGCGGCGGCCACCGACCACAACCAGTACGTCAAGGGCAACTACAGCTACCAGGCCAACTACCGCGCCGGGCTGCGCATCCTCGATCTGCGCAACATCGCCAGCGGCACGCTCACCGAAGCCGGCTACTTCGACATCTATCCGTCGAGCAACACCGCCTCGATGAACGGCGCGTGGAGCGTCTACCCGTACTTCCCCAGCGGCAACGTGGTGGTCAGCGGCATCGAGCAGGGTCTGTTCGTACTCCGCCCGAACCTGCCCACCGTGTTGTCGGAGGCCGTCGCGCCGGTGACCATCGACCGCCGGGTGCCCGCCTGA
- a CDS encoding MaoC family dehydratase, with product MAFDSVDELRRAVGASLGPGDWIGVGQDRIDGFADATDDHQWIHLDPQRAIDSGFGGTVAHGFLTLSLLPALVAGRVAVSGARMSVNYGLDRVRFPAPVPAGARLRAVVDILDVTDVAGGVQVRYRVTVERDGGGEPVCVAEALTRVYL from the coding sequence GTGGCCTTCGACTCGGTCGACGAACTCCGCCGGGCGGTCGGCGCCAGCCTCGGACCCGGTGACTGGATCGGGGTCGGCCAGGACCGGATCGACGGGTTCGCCGACGCCACCGACGACCACCAGTGGATCCACCTGGATCCGCAGCGGGCCATCGACAGTGGGTTCGGCGGGACCGTCGCGCACGGCTTCCTCACCCTGTCGTTGCTGCCGGCGCTGGTCGCCGGCCGGGTGGCGGTGTCCGGTGCCCGGATGTCGGTCAACTACGGGCTCGACCGGGTCCGTTTTCCGGCGCCGGTCCCGGCCGGTGCCCGGCTGCGCGCGGTGGTCGACATCCTCGACGTCACCGACGTCGCGGGCGGGGTACAGGTCCGTTACCGGGTCACGGTCGAGCGGGACGGCGGCGGCGAACCGGTCTGCGTGGCCGAGGCGCTGACCCGCGTCTACCTGTGA
- the pabB gene encoding aminodeoxychorismate synthase component I gives MRILLVDNYDSYTYNLFHLLAVAAGSEPVVLANDDPRLTAVEQLDVGCVVISPGPGRPQQLTDLGWGWELLDRHPGLPVLGVCLGHQAIALHAGAQVREQLPRHGHLDEVRHDGDALFAGMPQRFTAVRYHSLQVVEPLPAELAATAWAADGTVMAVRHRRLPRWGVQFHPESIGTEHGLALARNFLALAADSGPVGGRRPPVATPAPAPAGPSESAPAPGPPSVPSVGGWHRDVAVIESEIDTEAAFLQLYAGSPYSFWLDGSDTADGRSRFSFLGDAAGPHAEVLRYQVGSGRVEVARPDGSTGFEPGTIFDVLDRRLADRRLAADDLPFDLGGGYVGYFGYETKADCAATTARLADTPDAVWMFADRLIVVDHQRRRTYLVALSAAAAPAAEVPAADTGRAASRAWLTATATTLRHLAATRPEPLPEPLAPTADAQLGRWAVPARDRPRYLADIDAALRQLRRGESYEICLTNQLRLPAIEDPLAYFRVLRRINPAPYAAYLRLADVAVASSSPERFLRIRRDGTVSSTPIKGTAARGADPRHDDELRRGLTDAPKTRAENLMIVDLVRNDLGRVCEIGSVEVPRFMATETYPTVHQLVSTVQGRLRPATSPVDCVRACFPGGSMTGAPKLRTMEIIDRLEGEARGIYSGALGYFGLTGGADLSIVIRTAVATGDGVTVGVGGAIVLDSDPADEYAETMLKARALLTAYQLATRSVR, from the coding sequence GTGCGAATCCTGCTCGTCGACAACTACGACTCCTACACGTACAACCTGTTCCATCTGCTCGCCGTCGCCGCCGGCAGCGAACCGGTGGTGCTGGCCAACGACGATCCTCGGTTGACTGCTGTCGAGCAGCTCGACGTGGGGTGCGTGGTCATTTCACCCGGGCCGGGCCGGCCGCAGCAGCTGACCGACCTCGGCTGGGGCTGGGAGCTGCTCGACCGCCATCCCGGGCTGCCGGTGCTCGGCGTCTGCCTCGGTCACCAGGCCATCGCCCTGCACGCCGGTGCCCAGGTCCGGGAGCAACTGCCGCGGCACGGCCACCTCGACGAGGTACGGCACGACGGCGACGCGCTGTTCGCCGGGATGCCGCAGCGGTTCACCGCCGTCCGCTACCACTCGCTGCAGGTGGTCGAGCCGTTGCCGGCGGAGCTGGCGGCCACCGCGTGGGCCGCCGACGGCACGGTGATGGCGGTGCGGCATCGTCGGCTGCCCCGCTGGGGTGTGCAGTTCCACCCGGAGTCGATCGGCACCGAGCACGGTCTGGCGCTGGCCCGCAACTTTCTCGCCCTTGCCGCAGATTCGGGGCCGGTCGGCGGCCGCCGACCGCCGGTGGCGACACCCGCGCCGGCACCGGCCGGTCCGTCTGAGTCGGCACCGGCACCGGGCCCACCGTCGGTGCCGAGCGTCGGCGGCTGGCACCGTGACGTGGCCGTCATCGAGTCGGAGATCGACACCGAGGCCGCGTTCCTGCAGCTGTACGCCGGGTCGCCGTACTCGTTCTGGCTCGATGGCAGCGACACCGCCGACGGTCGGTCCCGCTTCTCGTTCCTCGGCGATGCCGCCGGCCCGCACGCCGAGGTGCTCCGGTACCAGGTCGGCAGCGGCCGGGTCGAGGTGGCGCGGCCCGACGGGTCGACCGGATTCGAGCCGGGCACCATCTTCGACGTACTCGACCGGCGGCTGGCCGACCGGCGGCTGGCCGCCGACGACCTGCCGTTCGACCTCGGCGGCGGATACGTCGGCTACTTCGGCTACGAGACGAAGGCGGACTGCGCCGCCACCACCGCCCGTCTGGCCGACACCCCCGACGCGGTGTGGATGTTCGCCGATCGGCTGATCGTCGTCGACCACCAGCGACGGCGCACCTATCTGGTGGCGTTGAGCGCAGCCGCCGCCCCCGCCGCCGAGGTGCCCGCCGCCGATACCGGGCGGGCCGCGTCCCGCGCCTGGTTGACGGCGACGGCGACGACACTGCGCCACCTCGCGGCGACCCGCCCCGAACCGCTACCGGAGCCGCTCGCGCCGACGGCCGACGCGCAGCTGGGCCGGTGGGCGGTGCCCGCGCGCGACCGGCCGCGCTACCTCGCCGACATCGACGCCGCGTTGCGTCAACTGCGGCGCGGCGAGAGCTACGAGATCTGCCTGACCAACCAGCTCCGGCTGCCGGCGATCGAGGACCCGTTGGCGTACTTCCGGGTGCTGCGCCGGATCAACCCGGCGCCCTACGCCGCGTACCTGCGGTTGGCCGATGTCGCCGTGGCCAGCTCGTCGCCGGAGCGGTTCCTACGGATCCGCCGCGACGGCACCGTGTCGAGCACACCGATCAAAGGCACCGCCGCGCGCGGTGCCGACCCCCGCCACGACGACGAGCTGCGGCGTGGCCTGACGGATGCCCCGAAGACCCGCGCGGAGAACCTGATGATCGTCGACCTGGTCCGCAACGACCTCGGTCGGGTCTGCGAGATCGGCTCCGTCGAGGTGCCGCGCTTCATGGCGACCGAGACGTATCCGACGGTCCACCAGCTGGTCTCCACCGTCCAGGGCAGACTGCGCCCGGCCACCAGCCCGGTCGACTGCGTACGCGCCTGCTTCCCCGGCGGCTCGATGACCGGCGCGCCGAAACTCCGCACCATGGAGATCATCGACCGGCTGGAAGGCGAGGCCCGGGGCATCTACTCGGGCGCGCTGGGCTACTTCGGCCTGACCGGCGGTGCCGACCTCAGCATCGTGATCCGGACCGCGGTCGCGACCGGCGACGGGGTAACCGTCGGCGTCGGCGGTGCCATCGTGCTGGACTCCGACCCGGCCGACGAGTACGCCGAGACGATGCTCAAGGCACGGGCGCTGCTGACCGCGTACCAGCTGGCCACCCGGTCGGTGCGATGA